From a single Oceanobacillus kimchii X50 genomic region:
- a CDS encoding membrane protein yields MWRSCLKWITLILGTTIGAGYASGRELWQFFGHESGLAIVLFAIFFSICCIVIMQISYRLQSTNYLPVLKEIVGEKLTKAFDLLIMLYLFTTTMIMIAGSGATGQAFNLHYSWGIVLIVVILVLLFRKGINGLLTINQFILPILIGGLLLVLLKFTVDQDLHLLSHWEEQRNWMAAFPFTALNILPLIAVLGAIGNKVTSQKEIIISCIGSGLALGAVSYIYNNSLIQIADEIILYEIPLFAILKHYPLSMVIIMSILLWFAIFTTAASGVLGIATRVQYYIQKPMYLIVLVTLIIMIPLTTFGFSNLISVLYPIYAILNLYVLARLLLYPVWGIVNRHKRT; encoded by the coding sequence ATGTGGAGATCATGCCTAAAGTGGATAACACTCATTTTAGGAACAACGATAGGAGCAGGTTATGCTTCAGGGAGAGAGCTTTGGCAATTTTTTGGCCATGAAAGTGGACTAGCTATTGTACTGTTTGCTATATTTTTTTCGATTTGTTGTATTGTTATTATGCAAATTAGTTATCGTTTGCAATCAACAAACTATTTACCGGTTTTAAAAGAGATAGTAGGAGAGAAATTAACAAAAGCATTCGATTTATTAATCATGCTGTACTTATTTACAACTACGATGATTATGATCGCTGGGAGCGGTGCTACAGGTCAAGCGTTTAATCTACATTATAGTTGGGGTATAGTGTTAATTGTAGTCATTCTTGTTTTGTTATTTAGAAAAGGAATTAATGGATTATTAACGATCAATCAATTTATTTTACCGATATTAATAGGAGGGTTGCTTTTAGTATTATTGAAATTTACAGTTGACCAAGATCTCCACTTACTTTCCCATTGGGAGGAACAGAGGAACTGGATGGCTGCCTTTCCATTTACAGCTTTGAATATCTTACCGCTCATTGCTGTATTGGGAGCTATTGGTAATAAAGTAACGAGTCAAAAAGAAATCATAATATCTTGCATTGGAAGTGGACTGGCTTTAGGGGCGGTATCTTATATCTATAACAATAGCTTAATTCAAATAGCAGATGAAATTATATTATATGAAATCCCTTTGTTTGCCATTCTAAAACATTATCCATTAAGTATGGTAATCATTATGTCCATTCTGTTATGGTTTGCTATATTTACAACAGCTGCATCGGGTGTTTTAGGAATTGCTACAAGGGTACAGTACTATATCCAAAAGCCAATGTACTTGATTGTTTTGGTAACATTAATTATTATGATACCACTTACTACTTTTGGATTTTCAAACCTTATTAGTGTTTTATATCCTATTTATGCCATATTAAATCTCTATGTATTGGCAAGACTATTACTTTATCCTGTGTGGGGAATAGTAAATAGACATAAAAGAACATAG
- the yyaC gene encoding spore protease YyaC, translated as MNLKQRFGQESSLLRLHYKENNLPSLMCQHIMNWFPYQPREYVAVCIGTDRSTGDALGPLTGMYFETYKPRHIRVYGTIHEPVHAVNLEESLERIYKLHNNPFIIAIDACLGRSTSIGHIITEKKSLQPGTALNKTLPAVGDISITGVVNVSGFMEHSILQNTRLSVVMDMAKQVSGILEDIDDQLTYVRIPTVIQARKEKSNPEII; from the coding sequence ATGAATCTAAAACAACGATTTGGCCAAGAATCTTCATTATTAAGGTTACATTATAAAGAAAATAATTTACCTTCATTGATGTGCCAACATATTATGAATTGGTTTCCATATCAGCCTCGTGAGTATGTAGCTGTTTGTATCGGAACAGATCGTTCTACCGGAGATGCATTAGGTCCATTAACTGGTATGTATTTTGAAACATATAAACCAAGGCATATACGAGTTTATGGTACGATTCATGAGCCTGTACACGCAGTAAATTTAGAAGAGTCATTGGAACGAATTTATAAGCTACACAATAACCCGTTTATTATCGCCATAGATGCTTGTCTCGGCCGTAGTACATCAATTGGACACATTATCACTGAAAAGAAGTCCTTACAGCCAGGAACAGCCTTAAATAAAACATTACCAGCTGTTGGGGATATAAGTATTACGGGAGTAGTAAATGTCAGTGGATTTATGGAACATTCTATTTTACAAAACACAAGATTATCTGTGGTGATGGACATGGCAAAACAAGTATCTGGCATCTTAGAAGATATTGATGATCAATTAACTTACGTTCGGATTCCTACTGTCATTCAAGCACGTAAAGAAAAATCAAACCCAGAAATAATATAG
- a CDS encoding DUF554 domain-containing protein, with protein MVLLGTVVNGILIVIGSILGLFFTKIPEKYKETVMNGIGLVVFLIGLQMAFETDQIIIVLLSLLTGALIGEAIGLEERLNQLGEWVGNRVSTKSEETSIAQGFVTASLIFCIGAMAIIGALDSGIRGDHEVLMTKGVIDGFTSLVLTTTLGFGVILSVIPVVVYQGLIALFATQIENWVSPVFLDGLIIELTAVGGLLIVAIGLNLLNITKIRIGNLLPSIGTVIIIYSIVQFL; from the coding sequence ATGGTCTTACTTGGTACAGTAGTAAATGGAATATTAATTGTAATTGGAAGTATTCTTGGCTTATTTTTTACGAAAATCCCCGAAAAGTATAAAGAAACTGTGATGAATGGAATAGGCTTAGTAGTTTTCCTTATAGGTTTACAGATGGCATTTGAAACAGATCAGATTATAATCGTATTACTAAGTTTGCTTACTGGAGCTTTAATAGGTGAAGCTATAGGGTTAGAAGAGCGCTTGAATCAACTGGGTGAATGGGTGGGCAATAGAGTATCAACAAAGAGTGAAGAAACGAGTATAGCTCAAGGTTTTGTTACGGCTTCTTTAATATTCTGTATTGGAGCAATGGCGATTATCGGTGCATTAGATAGTGGAATTCGTGGTGATCATGAAGTATTGATGACGAAGGGTGTCATTGATGGATTCACATCGCTTGTGTTAACGACTACTTTAGGTTTTGGAGTCATTTTATCGGTTATCCCAGTTGTCGTATACCAAGGTTTAATCGCTTTATTTGCAACACAAATTGAAAATTGGGTATCACCTGTGTTCCTAGATGGATTAATTATTGAACTGACAGCAGTAGGGGGATTATTAATCGTAGCAATTGGATTAAATCTATTAAATATAACAAAGATTAGAATTGGAAACCTCCTCCCTTCAATTGGGACAGTTATTATTATTTATAGTATTGTGCAATTTCTTTAG
- a CDS encoding ParB/RepB/Spo0J family partition protein produces MARGLGKGLDALIQHSGDEVQDIDIQSCRPNPYQPRKTFHTDSIEELKNSIKEYGIIQPITVRKSIKGYEIVVGERRFRAAKEAGLKTIPAVVKQLDDDKMMEIALLENLQREDLTPIEEAQAYANLIEELKLTQDELSKRLGKSRSHIANMVRLLSLPDQVVAYINNGELSMGHGRALLGLKKKEYLLPLVQRIRKEKWNVRQVEKAIVEMNEKPAKPKEKPKRDIFIQERESALRDVLGTAVHIHKGKRKGKIEIEFYNDDDLNRIIEYLDK; encoded by the coding sequence ATGGCGAGAGGGTTAGGTAAAGGATTAGACGCATTAATACAGCATAGCGGCGATGAAGTACAAGATATTGATATTCAGTCCTGTCGACCAAATCCATATCAACCAAGAAAAACATTTCATACGGATTCAATTGAGGAATTAAAAAATTCTATAAAAGAATATGGAATTATACAACCAATTACAGTACGAAAAAGTATAAAAGGTTATGAAATTGTTGTTGGCGAAAGACGCTTCCGTGCTGCAAAAGAAGCTGGGTTAAAAACAATACCAGCGGTCGTGAAACAGTTAGATGATGATAAAATGATGGAAATTGCGTTGTTAGAGAATTTACAGCGTGAAGACCTTACTCCAATCGAAGAAGCACAAGCATATGCTAATCTTATTGAAGAATTAAAGTTAACCCAGGATGAATTATCCAAACGATTAGGCAAAAGTCGCTCTCATATAGCAAATATGGTGCGCTTATTATCTCTACCAGACCAAGTAGTTGCCTATATTAATAATGGAGAACTATCGATGGGTCATGGACGAGCTTTATTAGGATTAAAAAAGAAGGAATATTTACTTCCACTAGTACAACGAATTCGTAAAGAAAAATGGAATGTACGACAAGTTGAAAAAGCAATCGTAGAGATGAATGAAAAACCAGCAAAACCAAAAGAAAAGCCAAAAAGAGATATATTCATTCAAGAGCGTGAATCTGCATTAAGAGATGTATTAGGAACTGCTGTACATATCCATAAAGGGAAACGAAAAGGGAAAATAGAAATAGAATTCTACAATGACGATGATTTAAATCGTATTATTGAGTACCTTGATAAATAA
- a CDS encoding ParA family protein, translating to MGKIISIANQKGGVGKTTSSVNLSACLASLGNKVLLVDTDPQGNATSGVGVNKADVSQCIYNILVEDATAEEVIVHSEMEQLDIIPATIQLAGAEIELVPIISREIRLKTALEAVKDQYDFVIIDCPPSLGLLTINALTASDTVIIPVQCEYYALEGLSQLLNTIRLVQKHLNQQLMIEGVLLTMLDARTNLGIQVIEEVKKYFQDKVYQTIIPRNVRLGEAPSHGLPIISYDPKSRGAEVYLDLAKEVMANGERVR from the coding sequence ATGGGTAAAATAATTTCCATCGCAAATCAAAAAGGTGGCGTAGGGAAAACAACTTCATCTGTGAATTTAAGTGCTTGTCTGGCATCTTTAGGAAATAAAGTATTACTAGTTGATACAGACCCACAAGGGAATGCGACAAGTGGTGTCGGTGTAAACAAAGCAGATGTTAGTCAATGTATTTATAATATTCTCGTAGAAGATGCTACAGCGGAAGAAGTAATTGTTCATTCAGAGATGGAGCAATTAGATATTATTCCTGCGACAATTCAGCTTGCAGGGGCTGAAATAGAGTTAGTACCAATAATCTCTAGGGAGATTCGCTTGAAAACAGCTTTAGAAGCAGTGAAGGATCAATATGATTTTGTTATTATTGATTGCCCTCCTTCTTTAGGACTGTTAACGATTAATGCGTTAACTGCTTCGGATACAGTGATAATTCCTGTACAGTGTGAGTATTATGCATTAGAAGGTCTAAGCCAGTTATTAAATACAATAAGACTTGTACAAAAGCATCTTAATCAACAATTAATGATCGAGGGTGTCTTATTAACGATGCTTGATGCACGTACAAACCTTGGTATTCAAGTAATTGAAGAAGTGAAAAAATACTTTCAGGATAAAGTCTATCAAACAATTATTCCTAGAAATGTCCGTTTAGGAGAAGCACCGAGTCATGGATTACCAATAATCTCTTATGATCCTAAATCTAGAGGAGCAGAGGTTTATCTTGATCTAGCGAAGGAAGTGATGGCTAATGGCGAGAGGGTTAGGTAA
- the noc gene encoding nucleoid occlusion protein produces MVHPFNRIFGKSEKENIDTDEVENQVEYSADEVIQINVDNIHPNRYQPRTIFQEEKIKELAQTIHTHGMIQPIVVRKLEEEDSYELIAGERRWRAVQHLGWEHVSAIIRDMTDTETASVALIENLQREELTVIEEAVAYAKLLELHSLTQEALAQRLGKNQSTVANKLRLLKLPEEVQTALLDKAISERHARALIKLKQEDQQIAVLHEILEKGLNVKQTEDRIVQMNEPNDKKKPKPKFKGVNKDIRIAMNTIRQSLNMVSDTGVEVESDEKELDDYYQITIKIPKKNQ; encoded by the coding sequence TTGGTGCATCCTTTTAATCGTATATTTGGAAAGAGTGAAAAGGAGAATATCGATACGGATGAAGTAGAAAATCAGGTAGAATATTCTGCTGATGAGGTCATTCAAATAAATGTAGATAACATTCATCCAAATCGTTATCAACCACGTACAATCTTTCAGGAAGAAAAAATTAAAGAACTTGCACAAACCATCCATACACACGGGATGATTCAACCTATTGTTGTTCGAAAGTTAGAGGAAGAAGATTCATATGAATTAATTGCAGGAGAGAGAAGATGGCGTGCAGTTCAACATTTAGGTTGGGAGCACGTATCTGCGATTATTCGAGATATGACAGATACGGAAACTGCTTCTGTAGCACTCATAGAGAATCTACAACGAGAAGAACTAACTGTAATTGAAGAGGCAGTTGCTTATGCTAAATTATTAGAATTACATTCATTAACACAAGAAGCACTTGCACAAAGACTAGGGAAGAATCAATCGACGGTTGCCAATAAACTAAGGTTATTAAAACTTCCTGAAGAAGTACAAACAGCCTTATTAGATAAAGCAATATCAGAAAGACATGCCCGAGCACTAATTAAGCTAAAACAAGAAGATCAACAAATAGCTGTTTTACATGAAATATTAGAAAAAGGTTTAAATGTAAAACAAACAGAAGATCGAATCGTACAAATGAACGAACCAAATGACAAGAAAAAACCAAAACCGAAGTTTAAAGGTGTAAACAAAGACATACGAATCGCGATGAATACGATTCGTCAATCACTTAATATGGTTTCTGATACAGGTGTAGAAGTAGAATCAGATGAAAAAGAGTTAGATGATTACTATCAAATAACGATAAAAATACCGAAAAAAAATCAATAG
- the rsmG gene encoding 16S rRNA (guanine(527)-N(7))-methyltransferase RsmG — MKPEQFVQALKEKGINLSEKQIEQFSIYFQELVEWNQKVNLTAITDQEEVYVKHFYDCVTAAFYHDFNQEISICDIGAGAGFPSIPLKIVFPQLKVTIVDSLKKRITFLNHLATKLELSNVAFYHDRAENFGKNKTFRESFDIVTARAVARMSVLSELCLPLVKKNGVFIAMKGAQAKDELEVGKPAIELLGGEVEEIHTFSLPIEESERSIIIISKKRQTPKKYPRKAGLPNKEPIE; from the coding sequence ATGAAACCAGAACAATTTGTACAAGCATTAAAAGAAAAGGGAATAAATTTATCTGAAAAACAAATAGAACAATTTTCCATTTATTTCCAAGAACTAGTAGAATGGAATCAAAAAGTAAATTTGACTGCAATTACTGATCAAGAAGAAGTGTATGTTAAGCATTTTTATGATTGCGTTACAGCTGCATTTTATCATGATTTTAATCAAGAAATTTCTATTTGTGATATTGGGGCAGGAGCGGGATTTCCAAGTATTCCTTTAAAAATTGTCTTTCCTCAATTAAAAGTTACCATCGTGGATTCCTTGAAAAAAAGAATTACATTTCTAAACCATTTAGCAACAAAATTAGAATTATCAAATGTTGCATTTTATCATGACAGAGCTGAAAATTTCGGAAAAAATAAAACGTTTCGTGAAAGTTTTGATATAGTAACAGCTCGTGCGGTAGCGCGCATGTCTGTATTAAGTGAGCTTTGTTTACCACTTGTTAAAAAGAATGGTGTATTCATTGCGATGAAGGGTGCGCAAGCAAAAGATGAATTAGAAGTTGGAAAACCTGCTATTGAATTATTAGGTGGGGAAGTAGAAGAAATCCATACGTTCTCTTTACCAATAGAAGAAAGTGAAAGATCGATTATAATAATTTCAAAAAAACGTCAAACACCGAAAAAATATCCACGAAAAGCAGGCTTACCAAACAAAGAGCCAATAGAATAA
- the mnmG gene encoding tRNA uridine-5-carboxymethylaminomethyl(34) synthesis enzyme MnmG: MTYNAGNYDVIVVGAGHAGVESAYAAARMGAKTLMLTLNLDMIAFMPCNPSIGGPAKGIVVREIDALGGIMGKVIDKSYIQMRMLNTGKGPAVQALRAQADKPIYMKEMKHLMENEENLTIRQGMVNELIVEDGICKGVITETHAAYYADSVIVTTGTFMRGKVLMGDLEYESGPNNQRVSIKLSEDLEKHGFELTRFKTGTPPRVNSHTIDYSKTEIQPGDDNPKSFSYETTEQITDQIPCWLTYTNEFTHQVINDNLGLSSMYSGMKRGTGPRYCPSIEDKIVRFNDKPRHQIFLEPEGRDTEEVYVQGLSTSLPESIQHKMIKSIPGLEKAEIMRAGYAIEYDAVVPTQLWPTLETKRLPGLFTAGQINGTSGYEEAAGQGLMAGMNAAAKSLNKEPIILDRSQAYIGVMIDDLVTKGTNEPYRLLTSRAEYRLLLRHDNADLRLTEIGYDYGLITEERYQRFTNKKQQIEEEKKRLNKIIIKPTEDIKQIMENAGASRLKEAIKAYDLMKRPELSYDIVDQMIESNLELSEEVKEQVAIQIKYEGYIKKAKEQVERMLKMEDKKIPEHIDYDVINGIATEAVEKLKKVRPLSVGQASRISGVNPADISILLVYIEQGSIAKVAND, encoded by the coding sequence ATGACCTATAATGCAGGTAATTATGATGTCATCGTTGTTGGTGCTGGCCATGCGGGAGTAGAATCAGCATATGCTGCTGCTCGTATGGGAGCAAAGACGTTAATGTTGACACTTAATTTAGATATGATTGCTTTTATGCCATGTAATCCATCTATTGGTGGTCCTGCCAAAGGGATCGTTGTTCGTGAAATTGATGCGCTTGGTGGAATTATGGGTAAAGTAATTGATAAAAGTTATATTCAAATGCGTATGTTGAATACAGGTAAAGGTCCAGCAGTGCAAGCATTGCGTGCACAAGCGGATAAGCCGATTTATATGAAAGAAATGAAGCATTTAATGGAAAATGAGGAAAATCTTACTATACGCCAAGGTATGGTAAATGAATTAATCGTCGAGGATGGGATCTGTAAAGGTGTTATTACAGAAACACATGCAGCTTACTATGCAGATTCTGTTATTGTAACGACTGGTACATTTATGCGAGGAAAAGTATTAATGGGGGATCTCGAATATGAAAGTGGTCCAAATAATCAACGCGTTTCGATTAAATTATCCGAGGATCTCGAAAAACATGGATTTGAGTTAACTCGTTTTAAAACTGGTACGCCACCAAGAGTTAATAGTCATACCATCGATTATTCAAAAACAGAGATACAGCCAGGAGACGACAATCCGAAATCATTTTCTTATGAGACTACGGAGCAAATAACGGATCAAATCCCTTGTTGGTTAACGTATACGAATGAATTTACCCACCAAGTGATTAATGATAATTTAGGGTTATCTTCGATGTATTCTGGGATGAAACGTGGAACGGGTCCTCGTTATTGTCCTTCTATTGAAGATAAGATCGTGCGTTTTAATGATAAACCACGTCACCAAATTTTCTTAGAACCAGAAGGAAGAGATACCGAGGAAGTGTACGTTCAAGGACTATCTACTTCATTACCAGAAAGTATCCAGCATAAAATGATTAAATCCATTCCTGGATTGGAAAAAGCAGAAATTATGCGTGCCGGTTATGCGATTGAATATGATGCAGTAGTACCAACTCAACTATGGCCGACTTTAGAAACGAAACGTTTGCCAGGATTGTTTACAGCTGGTCAAATTAATGGTACTTCTGGATATGAAGAAGCCGCTGGACAAGGATTAATGGCAGGAATGAACGCTGCAGCGAAGTCATTAAATAAAGAACCTATTATTTTGGATCGTTCACAAGCTTATATCGGTGTTATGATCGATGATTTAGTTACGAAAGGGACTAATGAGCCTTATCGCCTGCTAACTTCTCGAGCGGAATATCGTTTATTATTACGACATGATAATGCTGATTTGCGCCTCACAGAAATCGGGTATGATTATGGTCTGATTACCGAGGAACGTTATCAACGATTTACCAATAAAAAACAGCAAATTGAAGAAGAAAAGAAACGATTAAACAAAATTATCATTAAACCAACGGAAGATATTAAACAAATCATGGAAAATGCTGGAGCATCCCGCTTAAAGGAAGCAATAAAAGCGTATGATTTAATGAAGCGTCCAGAACTATCTTATGATATCGTTGATCAAATGATAGAAAGTAATTTGGAACTCTCAGAAGAAGTGAAAGAACAGGTCGCTATTCAAATCAAATATGAAGGATATATTAAAAAAGCAAAAGAACAAGTAGAGCGAATGCTTAAAATGGAAGATAAGAAGATACCTGAGCATATTGATTATGATGTAATTAATGGAATAGCTACAGAAGCAGTGGAAAAACTGAAAAAAGTACGTCCACTCTCTGTTGGACAAGCATCACGTATATCTGGAGTAAATCCTGCTGATATATCAATATTACTTGTGTATATTGAACAAGGAAGTATTGCGAAAGTAGCAAATGATTGA
- the mnmE gene encoding tRNA uridine-5-carboxymethylaminomethyl(34) synthesis GTPase MnmE — protein sequence MDTDTITAISTPVGEGAIAIVRLSGPEAIAITSQIFEGKNLQEAPSHTIQYGKIIDPSTNEVAEEVMVSVMRAPKTFTREDVVEINCHGGMVAVNRVLEIILAKGVRLAEPGEFTKRAFLHGRIDLSQAEAVMDLIRAKTDKAMSVALKQMDGRLSKLIQKLRQELLETVAHVEVNIDYPEYDDVEEMSHAMMKEKSKEVRDELDKLLQIAQQGKILREGLSTAIIGRPNVGKSSLMNTLVQENKAIVTEIPGTTRDIIEEYVNVRGVPLRLVDTAGIRETEDIVERIGVDRSRQVLKESDLILFVLNYNEPLSEDDMKLFEAVDGLEYIVIINKTDLQQQLDLDKVREFAKERPVVTTALLEEQGVDELEKAIADTFFTGDIDTGDMTYVSNARHIQLLKQAKQALEDAMEGIELGMPMDIVQIDVTRSWEFMGEIIGDTASDSLIDQLFSQFCLGK from the coding sequence TTGGATACAGATACAATAACGGCGATATCGACTCCTGTTGGGGAGGGCGCTATTGCAATCGTTCGTTTAAGTGGGCCAGAAGCAATTGCAATTACTTCACAAATATTTGAAGGTAAGAATCTACAAGAGGCTCCTTCACATACGATCCAATATGGAAAAATAATTGACCCTAGTACGAACGAGGTTGCAGAAGAAGTCATGGTTTCTGTTATGCGTGCACCAAAGACATTTACACGTGAAGATGTGGTAGAAATCAATTGTCACGGTGGTATGGTTGCTGTTAATCGTGTGTTGGAAATTATTTTAGCAAAAGGTGTGCGTTTAGCAGAACCGGGTGAATTTACGAAACGTGCGTTTTTACACGGAAGAATTGATTTATCTCAAGCAGAAGCAGTGATGGATTTAATTCGTGCAAAAACAGATAAGGCAATGTCTGTTGCATTAAAACAGATGGATGGACGTTTATCCAAACTAATTCAGAAGTTGCGCCAAGAATTGTTAGAAACAGTTGCTCATGTAGAAGTAAATATTGATTATCCTGAATATGACGATGTAGAAGAAATGTCGCATGCAATGATGAAGGAAAAATCAAAGGAAGTTCGGGATGAATTAGATAAACTTTTACAAATAGCCCAACAAGGGAAGATTTTACGCGAAGGTTTGTCTACTGCTATTATTGGTCGTCCAAACGTAGGGAAATCATCTTTAATGAATACGCTTGTGCAAGAAAATAAAGCAATCGTAACAGAAATACCAGGAACGACACGTGATATAATTGAAGAATATGTCAATGTGCGAGGAGTTCCATTACGTTTAGTAGATACTGCAGGAATAAGAGAGACTGAGGATATCGTAGAGAGAATTGGTGTCGATCGTTCGAGACAAGTGTTGAAAGAATCGGATTTAATTTTATTTGTGCTTAATTATAATGAACCATTATCTGAGGACGATATGAAATTATTTGAAGCGGTAGATGGATTAGAATATATTGTGATTATCAATAAAACAGATTTACAGCAACAATTGGATTTAGATAAAGTGCGTGAATTTGCAAAAGAAAGACCAGTTGTTACTACTGCTTTACTAGAAGAACAAGGAGTAGATGAGCTTGAAAAAGCCATTGCAGATACGTTCTTTACCGGGGATATAGATACTGGTGATATGACGTATGTGTCCAATGCCCGTCATATACAGCTACTAAAACAAGCGAAACAAGCTTTGGAAGATGCGATGGAAGGTATTGAATTAGGAATGCCGATGGATATCGTTCAAATTGATGTGACAAGATCATGGGAGTTCATGGGAGAAATCATCGGTGATACTGCTAGTGATAGCCTAATTGATCAGTTATTCTCGCAATTTTGTTTAGGAAAATAA